One Microcaecilia unicolor chromosome 8, aMicUni1.1, whole genome shotgun sequence DNA window includes the following coding sequences:
- the OPRL1 gene encoding nociceptin receptor isoform X3, which produces MDSYLPMGMKVTIVMVYLIVCVVGLVGNCGVIYTKMKTATNIYIFNLALADALVLITLPFQGTDIFLGFWPFGNVLCKIVIAIDYYNMFTSTFTLTMMSVDRYIAICHPVKALDIRTPHKAKIVNVCIWALASVIGISVMVMGSAEMANNEIECLVQIPMPEDYWDPVFGICIFLFSFVIPVLIITICYSLMIRRLKNVRVLSGSKEKDRNLRRITHLVLVVVAVFIVCWTPIQIFVLVQCLGAKPDSEVKVVILHFCIALGYANSSLNPVLYAFLDENFKACFKKFCFPSAFKTELQMSNRMCSIAKDVAYACKNSEGTSNPA; this is translated from the exons ATACACAAAGATGAAGACAGCAACAAACATTTATATCTTCAACTTGGCTCTGGCAGATGCCTTGGTGCTCATCACCTTACCGTTTCAGGGCACTGACATTTTCCTGGGCTTTTGGCCCTTTGGTAACGTCCTGTGCAAGATTGTCATTGCCATAGACTACTATAACATGTTCACCAGCACTTTTACTCTCACAATGATGAGTGTGGATCGCTACATTGCCATTTGCCACCCAGTGAAAGCCCTGGACATCCGCACACCTCACAAGGCCAAGATCGTCAACGTTTGTATATGGGCTCTGGCTTCAGTCATTGGCATATCTGTAATGGTGATGGGATCAGCTGAGATGGCGAATAATG AGATCGAGTGCTTAGTCCAGATCCCCATGCCCGAAGACTACTGGGATCCTGTCTTTGGAATCTGTATCTTCCTCTTTTCCTTCGTCATCCCTGTTCTGATCATCACCATCTGCTACAGTCTGATGATCCGGCGTTTGAAAAATGTGCGAGTCCTGTCGGGTTCCAAGGAGAAAGATCGTAACCTGAGGCGCATCACGCATCTGGTCTTGGTAGTGGTGGCTGTCTTCATTGTCTGCTGGACACCTATCCAAATTTTTGTGTTGGTGCAGTGCCTGGGTGCCAAGCCTGACAGCGAGGTCAAGGTAGTCATTTTGCACTTCTGCATTGCCCTGGGCTATGCTAACAGCAGCCTGAATCCTGTGCTCTATGCCTTCCTGGATGAGAATTTCAAGGCATGCTTCAAGAAGTTCTGTTTCCCCTCTGCCTTCAAGACTGAGCTACAAATGTCTAACCGCATGTGCAGTATTGCTAAAGATGTGGCTTATGCTTGCAAAAACTCTGAGGGGACTAGCAATCCGGCATGA
- the OPRL1 gene encoding nociceptin receptor isoform X2 gives MGMKVTIVMVYLIVCVVGLVGNCGVMYVIIRYTKMKTATNIYIFNLALADALVLITLPFQGTDIFLGFWPFGNVLCKIVIAIDYYNMFTSTFTLTMMSVDRYIAICHPVKALDIRTPHKAKIVNVCIWALASVIGISVMVMGSAEMANNGEKIECLVQIPMPEDYWDPVFGICIFLFSFVIPVLIITICYSLMIRRLKNVRVLSGSKEKDRNLRRITHLVLVVVAVFIVCWTPIQIFVLVQCLGAKPDSEVKVVILHFCIALGYANSSLNPVLYAFLDENFKACFKKFCFPSAFKTELQMSNRMCSIAKDVAYACKNSEGTSNPA, from the exons ATACACAAAGATGAAGACAGCAACAAACATTTATATCTTCAACTTGGCTCTGGCAGATGCCTTGGTGCTCATCACCTTACCGTTTCAGGGCACTGACATTTTCCTGGGCTTTTGGCCCTTTGGTAACGTCCTGTGCAAGATTGTCATTGCCATAGACTACTATAACATGTTCACCAGCACTTTTACTCTCACAATGATGAGTGTGGATCGCTACATTGCCATTTGCCACCCAGTGAAAGCCCTGGACATCCGCACACCTCACAAGGCCAAGATCGTCAACGTTTGTATATGGGCTCTGGCTTCAGTCATTGGCATATCTGTAATGGTGATGGGATCAGCTGAGATGGCGAATAATGGTGAGA AGATCGAGTGCTTAGTCCAGATCCCCATGCCCGAAGACTACTGGGATCCTGTCTTTGGAATCTGTATCTTCCTCTTTTCCTTCGTCATCCCTGTTCTGATCATCACCATCTGCTACAGTCTGATGATCCGGCGTTTGAAAAATGTGCGAGTCCTGTCGGGTTCCAAGGAGAAAGATCGTAACCTGAGGCGCATCACGCATCTGGTCTTGGTAGTGGTGGCTGTCTTCATTGTCTGCTGGACACCTATCCAAATTTTTGTGTTGGTGCAGTGCCTGGGTGCCAAGCCTGACAGCGAGGTCAAGGTAGTCATTTTGCACTTCTGCATTGCCCTGGGCTATGCTAACAGCAGCCTGAATCCTGTGCTCTATGCCTTCCTGGATGAGAATTTCAAGGCATGCTTCAAGAAGTTCTGTTTCCCCTCTGCCTTCAAGACTGAGCTACAAATGTCTAACCGCATGTGCAGTATTGCTAAAGATGTGGCTTATGCTTGCAAAAACTCTGAGGGGACTAGCAATCCGGCATGA